The following DNA comes from Polynucleobacter sp. MG-6-Vaara-E2.
CATTTCGTTGGGGCCTCCTTCAGGGTGCGAGCAAGCTGACAGCCGGGAAAGACCGGCTGTTTTTCTATTCGTTAATCACAACTCTACCGATCAAATCCCCCATCACCATACCCCCTTCACGGTAGATAGCGATGTAGCGATTAAGGCGAACTGACTTTACAAGCTCGTCATCATCTTCACATAAGTGAACTTCTTTTTGACAGTCATTACAAAAGTGCACCTTGTCATCATCCGTTGGGGTTAACTCATCCCACTTTGCTGTGCACTTAAATGCAAAGACACAGTTGCGAATCGTGTAATCATCATCTTCTGGCATTCGAATCATTTATTTCTCTCCTTATTTAGAGCTTCTTTTGTTACTCATAAAAAATCTGCCCGCGCATATCTTTAATAAAGACTTGATAGAAGTCTTTCCAGTTCTGCAGCTCTTCTGGCTGGCAGACTGCTCCCGGTCTTTGAATGGCTAGCTTTCTAATAACAAAGATATTGTTCTTTACTTCGTTATAGGTTGCTTCGTATTCAATGCCGGCTTTTTTGTAGCTTACATTAGGTGGAATACGCGTTACCTTGGTGTTGCTTGGAAATCTGATTTGGTAAGCCTCTCCTATCATTCTGGTGGAACAGACATATGGAACTGTAAATTTCTCAGGCGGCCTATCACTGGCAATGGCAGCTAACTCTCCAGGCGCTAAGCCAATAGGCACTGTCATTGCTCCCGGTCCTGGCACATTCGCAATGGCGTCTAAGGTGAACTCAGTGTCGGTTGTAAATGGTTTATCTAGATCATAGACATAACTAGTAGTGATCTTGCCTTCGCCTGTTTGCCTAAATTTAGCTAACTGGTTTTTAACTAGCTTATCTGAGTAGGATGTTTCAGCACCCTCGTACTTATAACGAGCACTGATTGCAGCACTTCCAAAATACATAGTGTGTGCCTTACCGGTAATCCGCCCATCTTTCTCAATCTGCATAGAGATACCAGTAGCCATATCACTATCTTCTTTCTTAGGCTTGGGTGTGCGCCCTACCTTTGCTAATTTAGTGAGTAGTACAGGCTTATCCATCTCATCCGAGGGCAACGTGCCGTAGCTCGCCATCTCATCAGTCGAGTCTAGATATAGATTCCAGGCTGGGATATAGGTGATGACATGATTAAAAGGCCCCAAGACTGGGTATTTAGGGAGTACATAAGCATTGCCTGAGTTAATTAATGCGCTGGTTGCATCGATGCCCTTAGCTGCCAATAAAGTAATTAAGAGTGCGTTGTGATCTTTGCAGTCACCATAGCGATTTTTCAGCACGCTATTGGCATCGTGTGGCACGATCCCACCATCAGCAAGGTAGATAGCTACATAACGAATGTTTCTGGCTACCCAGTGATAGATCGCCTTGGCCTGTTCTTTTTTTAGGTCGAGTTTTGGATTATTTTGAACCTTCTTGTCTAGCCCTTTAGTGATCTCATCAGCTTGTTTCTGAATTTCTGGGGTGATGATGAATTTACCTTTAATGCGCTCTTCATATGCCTTGGCAAAAGCCTCTTGACTTGG
Coding sequences within:
- a CDS encoding DUF3857 and transglutaminase domain-containing protein, which produces MKFAIQSISSLAAVLLGFLLLANVGITSAGRGELESLSAVERAIITETIQADGTVVEIDELTTLVKSQLVVDSESQADLPYNSTLSKLEVLDAYTITPKGEKIPVAANAIRTVEDDNSSGAAMFSDQKHKIIIFPKVTPGSKTYYKTRLTTYKPLLPGYFYTRLIFSPNVEVKSYEYNLSYPEDLKLYTDIKDVKQTRDEVVGGVRHVSYTYENLKMKKKELYQVSSNDYAPHIYISSFPSQEAFAKAYEERIKGKFIITPEIQKQADEITKGLDKKVQNNPKLDLKKEQAKAIYHWVARNIRYVAIYLADGGIVPHDANSVLKNRYGDCKDHNALLITLLAAKGIDATSALINSGNAYVLPKYPVLGPFNHVITYIPAWNLYLDSTDEMASYGTLPSDEMDKPVLLTKLAKVGRTPKPKKEDSDMATGISMQIEKDGRITGKAHTMYFGSAAISARYKYEGAETSYSDKLVKNQLAKFRQTGEGKITTSYVYDLDKPFTTDTEFTLDAIANVPGPGAMTVPIGLAPGELAAIASDRPPEKFTVPYVCSTRMIGEAYQIRFPSNTKVTRIPPNVSYKKAGIEYEATYNEVKNNIFVIRKLAIQRPGAVCQPEELQNWKDFYQVFIKDMRGQIFYE